A stretch of Candidatus Methylacidithermus pantelleriae DNA encodes these proteins:
- a CDS encoding carbohydrate porin — translation MDRMKPYGGIVLVFLFCCPMARFSLWGQDDWVFNEETGLPEAVSMPGWSSALSSPSLLQERPSEDPPQKGEGEKTQTWALHTQGTFLSQGYPPFPAAYTFPRTNSLSTGGQIRETLDLDLLAGVRLWEGAAFYADVEYYQGFGVNTTLGVAAFPSGEAYKVGSSPGYIWFPNVFFQQVIPLGDPRARIPPSLLQLGGTLPQPNVTFAVGRFWAGYFFDQNRYANDPRNQFMNWALVNTLAYDYAADSIGSTYGIVMEIRNSTWAFRVGDLITPLVPNGLAMNWSIFRAWQVPVEWEWDWKLAGHPGACRILGWVERSYAGKYAEAIAEAVATGTTPDLVLTRAYRYEYGVALSFDQECTDWLGVFLRLGWRTGDTEVMQFTDADRSLAGGISLNGSAWGRPQDTMGIGGFVDDLSSIHAEYLALGGLTFMIGDGALTHGPEGGGEIYYQAHIAGPLKLAVDYQGIANPGYNQDRGPVHLVALRLHFEY, via the coding sequence ATGGATAGGATGAAACCGTACGGGGGAATCGTTTTGGTTTTTCTTTTTTGTTGTCCCATGGCTCGGTTTTCTCTTTGGGGGCAAGACGATTGGGTTTTCAACGAAGAAACCGGCTTGCCAGAAGCTGTCTCAATGCCTGGTTGGAGCTCAGCGCTTTCTTCCCCAAGCCTGCTTCAAGAAAGACCCAGCGAAGACCCTCCGCAGAAGGGAGAAGGGGAGAAAACGCAAACGTGGGCCCTCCATACCCAGGGGACATTCCTTTCACAGGGTTATCCTCCCTTTCCAGCGGCTTATACCTTCCCCCGGACGAATAGTTTGTCGACTGGCGGGCAAATCCGCGAAACCTTGGATCTGGATCTTTTGGCGGGGGTGCGGCTGTGGGAAGGAGCGGCGTTCTACGCCGATGTGGAATATTACCAAGGGTTTGGGGTGAATACTACCCTGGGGGTTGCCGCATTTCCCAGCGGGGAAGCCTATAAGGTGGGGTCAAGCCCAGGGTACATCTGGTTCCCCAATGTTTTCTTTCAGCAGGTGATTCCTCTGGGAGATCCGAGAGCCCGAATTCCACCCAGTCTTTTGCAGCTCGGAGGAACTCTTCCCCAACCCAATGTGACGTTTGCGGTCGGAAGGTTTTGGGCCGGATATTTTTTTGATCAAAATCGCTATGCGAATGATCCTCGCAACCAGTTCATGAACTGGGCGTTGGTCAACACCCTAGCCTACGATTATGCGGCCGACTCAATTGGTTCGACCTACGGGATCGTTATGGAAATCCGCAATAGCACTTGGGCATTCCGGGTGGGGGATCTCATTACTCCCTTAGTACCGAATGGGCTAGCCATGAATTGGAGTATCTTTCGTGCATGGCAAGTTCCTGTGGAATGGGAATGGGATTGGAAGCTGGCAGGGCATCCTGGAGCCTGTCGAATCCTGGGCTGGGTCGAACGATCGTACGCAGGAAAGTACGCAGAGGCTATTGCTGAGGCGGTGGCTACTGGAACAACGCCTGATCTCGTCCTCACGCGTGCCTACCGTTACGAGTACGGTGTAGCGCTTAGTTTCGATCAAGAGTGTACGGACTGGCTAGGGGTTTTTTTGCGTCTGGGTTGGAGAACGGGGGATACTGAGGTGATGCAGTTTACGGATGCAGATCGCAGCCTAGCCGGAGGGATCTCACTCAACGGTTCCGCTTGGGGGAGACCCCAGGACACCATGGGGATCGGAGGGTTTGTCGATGACCTTTCGTCGATTCACGCCGAATACTTAGCCCTTGGTGGACTGACATTTATGATCGGAGATGGCGCGCTTACCCACGGGCCGGAAGGGGGTGGCGAGATTTATTATCAAGCGCATATTGCAGGGCCTCTCAAGCTTGCGGTGGATTACCAGGGAATCGCCAACCCTGGCTACAACCAGGACCGTGGACCGGTGCATCTTGTTGCCCTGCGTCTCCATTTCGAGTATTGA
- a CDS encoding tetratricopeptide repeat protein, which translates to MFSKNSPISSPHNPAREASEREDLIRTILVALGRKDLELAKENAEKAKKLWPSDAYVLGLCGRVALASKNYEEARQWLEKALKENPDSAMTHRFLGDAYLGKRSLERARLHYEEYLRRAGDDPAILLKVYYCELLLGNSGRVDRIGSKLDAFDPTEPAYYFAKAARAKREGKTEEVRHWLEEARVFYGESQFARYLEDFQLAFAGAD; encoded by the coding sequence ATGTTTTCCAAGAATTCCCCCATCAGCAGCCCTCACAACCCCGCGCGCGAGGCCTCGGAGAGAGAGGATCTTATTCGGACGATCTTGGTTGCCCTTGGGCGCAAAGATCTAGAGTTGGCCAAGGAGAACGCGGAAAAGGCAAAAAAGCTCTGGCCTTCCGATGCGTACGTGCTTGGGTTGTGCGGGAGAGTGGCTCTGGCTAGCAAAAACTATGAGGAAGCTCGGCAGTGGCTAGAGAAGGCGCTTAAGGAAAATCCTGATTCTGCCATGACCCATCGATTTCTCGGAGACGCCTATTTGGGGAAGCGATCTCTGGAACGGGCTCGCCTGCACTATGAGGAATACCTACGGAGAGCAGGGGATGACCCGGCTATTCTCCTTAAAGTTTACTATTGCGAGCTTTTATTGGGCAACAGCGGGAGGGTGGATCGAATCGGATCAAAATTGGATGCTTTTGATCCCACGGAGCCAGCTTATTACTTTGCCAAAGCAGCCCGAGCGAAACGGGAGGGAAAAACGGAGGAGGTACGGCACTGGCTGGAGGAAGCGCGAGTGTTTTATGGAGAAAGCCAATTTGCACGGTATCTGGAAGACTTTCAATTGGCATTTGCAGGGGCTGACTAG